tcatttcaaaactgcatgatgtgtgtacttgtgttatctttgactaatatttaaattagtttgacggtctgaaacattaaagtgtgacaaacatgaaaaaacaagaagtaacactttttcacaccactgtgtgTTTTCATATTCACCAATTTATCATGTTTCAATATGGGGTTGTTGCCATTGTAATGCAACAATTGTAGTAATGATATAACCAAATACTGTGGTAATTTTTCTAAATCATCTAAAtcatactacaatacaccacaatACTGTAATAGAAACAAACATATATTACAGCATTTTTATAGGTTTGCAATACAGTATGTAATATATATTGCAAATGACTATATTTTTCCATGTGGGAAGACGCTATGCTGAATTGATTTCTGTTGAACATGTAAAAAAGCATGACTCTGCACTGTACGAGCTGTAAACTGCATCTGCATTTTATCACTTCACCATCTCAGTTTGCAAGAGGAAATAAACCCAAAGTAGAATATGAGTGTGTGGGCCTAATGAAGAGGTGGGGGACTGCAGAATACACTCCTTATCAAACCACAGATCTCGTCTGAAAGCATTTAAAGATGCTTTGCAGTCTCCGACTGTCTCAGACATCAACAGTCATCTACAGTTATCTCACTTTTACATCTGCAAGAGATCACAAATCATGAGGGCTTCATCTGTGTTTCTGCTGCTTGGACTGACGGTCCTTATGGCCTGGACCTCTGAGGCTCAGCGTAAGTCACTGTATTACTGTTGTTATCTGCattattatttgcaaaaaaactgatgactcagtattttttttttaaatcatgtttgtttgttttttgcaagtGAACTTTTTAAGATGCATTAAAAATTATAAGTTATAATAGAaagtatttttactgtttttgcaGATGAAcgttcatatttttaaaatggaAACAGACCAAATTTAGTTGCTGATTTTtggtgtaaaaaatgttaaaaacaaaagacttttacAGTCAAATCTTGCAGAATATTTACACGTTACTTAAATTAGGAATAAATTAAAATGGTGCTTGTAAAAAAGTCTGCAAAAATATGCATTTTGCTTCATAAAAAAATTCACTGAATCGTACTGAACTTTCGGATGTTCAATTCCTCCGGTTTAACTGTATTTATTAGCTGTCGGTTAATATTACATAAaggataaaatacaataaaattgacattagttcatgaaaaaaaagaatataattattgttaatttgatcaTTTTGTTTATCTTATTACAtatgtagagttgaagtcagagttattagacCCCCTGAGTTATtacaccccctgtttattttttgccccaatttctgtAATACGAAGAGAAAAAacattcagcacatttctaaacataatagtttctacAACTGATGtctaaactgatttattttatctttgtcatgatgacagtaaataatatttgactagatattttcaagacacttctatgcagcctaaagtgacatttaaaagtttaactaggttaattaggttaactaggcaggttagggtaattaggcaagttattgtataacgatggtttgttttgtagactattgataaaaaaaaattcttaaaggggctaataattttgtccttaaaatggtgtttaaaaaattaaaagctaaaaaataaaaacaaataagtctttctccagtaaaaaaaaaaaaaaaaaaaaaaaaWttatatatatatatatatatatatatatatatatatatatatatatatatatatatatatgtatatatatatatatatatatatatatatatatatcagatatttctaataataataatatttaatattattatgtatttatgtaatataatacatatcatttatttaataatataataatgtatttatgtataaatataaacttatataaacaaattgacataaaaatatattgaaaaaccctaatattttatacataaatttATTATGACCATTAAAgtgatgaaataataaatatgaagaaatatttgtaaatatatataaaaaagtgtatatatatataatttggtcacattgcattttaaaagtgtatttttattacCAACTATGCAGTTGATTCAAATTagacattatataatataataaaacattattacattCAATCAATATTAAAAGGTATTATATTTTCTAACCAACAGCTGCAATTCCCGAACCCTGTTGCTTCAATTTCATTGACTTTCCAATCCCAGCCAACAAAGTAGTGAGTGCCGTGAGAACAGTTTCACGCTGTGCTGTTAAAGGCATTGTGTAAGTGTTtcactgaaaataataattttttgttcttttaaaaaaaaaggtttataaatatataaatatgattttgtgtatgctttttcatgAACAAAGTTTGCACTTTCCCCCTCAGGGTTACGACACCTAGAACCCAGTTTTGTGTGAAACCAGATGAAGACTGGATAAAGCCCATAATGGAAAAACAGCAATAAAAACCACAACACAATAATGTGCATATATAATACTGTTTCTGCTTAATGCAACTGTCCTTTATTATTTCTTCTCATTTTTCTTATCttattttttcaagtatttgttcctTAATATAACAgagtttttttcattttgtgcTCAATACgtgcaaataaacaataaaaagatt
The DNA window shown above is from Danio rerio strain Tuebingen ecotype United States chromosome 25, GRCz12tu, whole genome shotgun sequence and carries:
- the ccl33.3 gene encoding chemokine (C-C motif) ligand 33, duplicate 3 precursor, which produces MRASSVFLLLGLTVLMAWTSEAQPAIPEPCCFNFIDFPIPANKVVSAVRTVSRCAVKGIVVTTPRTQFCVKPDEDWIKPIMEKQQ